From one Rhizobium rosettiformans genomic stretch:
- a CDS encoding sensor histidine kinase, with amino-acid sequence MERYAPGKAQKFVVMAIVAAWVGFIALASSWAFQSYQATVKAAEERVATSSLVVATHAKWIYEFGGQATRRLADLVESGRAPLQVNTVQDIKGALEGLPGAVKAYVVAADGKTLYSTDPDLKPIDIRDREYFRELAAGREEYVSSLLISRLSGEQIFVFSRRFELNGVFAGVVTVSLSTDLMEPIWEAVNLGGNFAVSFIRDDGQLVARYPKPEAGLDMSGYVLFTDYLKRQSSGTYTAAASPLDGVQRIVGYRKVEDTPFVAVAAADLGVLMRPFWHNIQVLSVVTALACLGSVAAGFRIRSLLRIQDGQAAALQNALDKNELLLREIHHRVKNNLQSVMSLIRIHLKPGEQSQALSDRIKAMVAVHELIYQHDAFEALDAAQLVRRVTENVISAYGSGVAIDFDLAPLCVSNDRATALALLVNEVVSNSLKYAFGGKDSGRIQVRLHKEETGDMSLLEVSDNGIGFDTAAAVRGTGTKLMEGSIRQLDGSYTLDGSDGTHFSARVRLI; translated from the coding sequence ATGGAGCGTTACGCACCGGGCAAGGCCCAGAAGTTCGTCGTCATGGCGATCGTGGCGGCGTGGGTGGGCTTTATCGCCCTGGCGTCCTCCTGGGCATTTCAGTCCTACCAAGCGACAGTCAAGGCCGCAGAGGAACGCGTTGCAACCTCCAGCCTTGTTGTCGCAACGCACGCGAAATGGATCTATGAGTTCGGCGGGCAAGCCACGCGGCGGCTTGCCGATCTCGTCGAATCTGGTCGGGCCCCGCTGCAGGTCAACACGGTACAGGACATCAAGGGCGCTCTGGAAGGACTGCCGGGAGCCGTCAAGGCCTATGTGGTCGCCGCTGATGGAAAAACCCTTTACTCGACTGACCCGGATCTGAAGCCAATCGACATCCGGGATCGCGAGTATTTTAGAGAGCTCGCAGCTGGCCGTGAGGAATATGTGTCCTCACTTCTGATCAGTCGACTCAGTGGCGAGCAGATCTTCGTATTCAGTCGCAGGTTCGAGCTAAACGGGGTTTTTGCAGGCGTCGTCACGGTATCGCTCTCGACAGATTTGATGGAGCCGATCTGGGAGGCCGTCAACCTCGGGGGTAACTTCGCCGTCAGCTTTATCAGAGATGACGGGCAACTCGTCGCGCGCTACCCCAAGCCGGAAGCCGGTCTCGATATGAGCGGCTATGTGCTTTTCACAGACTATCTGAAGCGCCAATCAAGCGGTACCTACACTGCTGCTGCATCACCGCTCGATGGTGTGCAACGGATCGTCGGATACAGAAAAGTGGAGGACACCCCCTTCGTCGCGGTCGCAGCCGCAGATCTGGGCGTACTCATGCGGCCCTTCTGGCACAACATCCAAGTTTTGTCGGTGGTCACCGCTCTCGCCTGCCTGGGTTCGGTCGCTGCAGGGTTTCGGATCAGAAGCCTGCTCCGCATCCAGGATGGCCAGGCAGCGGCGCTTCAAAACGCACTGGATAAAAATGAGCTTCTCCTGCGAGAGATCCATCATCGGGTGAAGAACAACCTTCAGTCCGTCATGTCGCTGATCCGCATCCATCTGAAGCCGGGAGAGCAGTCACAGGCCTTGAGTGACCGCATCAAAGCGATGGTCGCCGTGCACGAACTGATCTACCAGCACGATGCATTCGAAGCCCTTGACGCGGCCCAACTGGTCCGGCGGGTCACGGAGAACGTGATCTCTGCCTATGGTAGTGGGGTTGCCATCGACTTTGACCTTGCCCCGCTTTGCGTATCCAATGACCGAGCGACAGCACTTGCCCTGCTCGTCAACGAGGTCGTCAGCAACAGTCTCAAATACGCGTTCGGGGGTAAGGACAGCGGCAGAATCCAGGTCCGTCTCCACAAGGAAGAGACCGGCGATATGTCACTGCTCGAAGTGTCGGACAACGGGATAGGTTTCGACACGGCGGCAGCCGTCAGGGGCACCGGGACAAAGCTCATGGAAGGCTCCATCAGGCAACTTGACGGCAGCTACACCCTGGATGGCAGTGACGGCACCCATTTTTCCGCGCGAGTGAGGCTGATCTAG
- a CDS encoding DUF6894 family protein, whose amino-acid sequence MQRYFFHIRERNELELDVEGVEFLDDAAARCGAISAAKEMVVEAVVGDANIDGRQLEVMTAGGDLVAVVSLQSVIKM is encoded by the coding sequence ATGCAAAGATATTTCTTTCACATTCGCGAGCGCAACGAATTGGAGCTGGATGTCGAAGGTGTCGAGTTTTTGGACGACGCTGCGGCTCGATGTGGAGCCATATCGGCTGCAAAGGAAATGGTTGTAGAGGCTGTGGTCGGTGACGCGAACATAGATGGCCGACAGCTTGAGGTGATGACTGCCGGCGGAGATCTTGTGGCTGTTGTGTCGTTACAGTCGGTCATTAAAATGTGA
- a CDS encoding AI-2E family transporter, translating to MSIQRASFYVLLVIVTVAFLWLLIPYYTAVLWAVILAILFFPVHKRLEGWLGGRSTIAALLTLLLCICLVILPALAILASLIQEGSSLYQRISSNEIDLNAQLLRLQSILPTFVDNWLTSLKLEGFSELWTRLSSGFMEAGQSIAGGVLSFGQNTLQFFVSMGLMLYLLFFLFRDGASLARTLRHSIPLSDDYTRQFVDKFAAVVRATVRGNVIIAIIQGVIGGLTFWALGIEAALLWGVVMTFLSMLPAIGAAIVWVPAAIWLFLIGSWIKGIVMVVIGAFVIGLIDNLLRPPLVGQATRLPDYVVLISTVGGISLFGLSGFVIGPLIAALFISAWSLFTLQQHEPPSASVGPSVEQRAS from the coding sequence ATGTCCATCCAAAGAGCAAGCTTTTATGTGCTCCTGGTCATCGTGACGGTGGCCTTCCTCTGGCTGCTCATACCGTATTACACTGCGGTTCTCTGGGCCGTCATCCTGGCAATCCTGTTCTTTCCCGTCCACAAACGGCTCGAAGGCTGGTTGGGAGGCCGTTCCACGATCGCGGCGCTGCTGACACTGCTTCTGTGTATCTGCCTCGTCATCCTGCCGGCACTCGCCATTCTGGCATCCCTGATCCAGGAGGGTTCGAGCCTCTACCAGCGCATCAGCAGCAATGAAATCGACCTGAACGCCCAACTGCTGCGTCTTCAGTCCATCCTTCCTACCTTCGTCGACAACTGGCTGACCTCGCTCAAGCTGGAAGGCTTTTCCGAATTGTGGACGAGACTGTCATCAGGTTTTATGGAGGCGGGCCAGTCGATTGCCGGCGGTGTGTTGAGCTTCGGACAGAACACGCTGCAGTTTTTCGTCAGCATGGGGCTCATGCTCTATCTCTTGTTCTTCCTGTTTCGGGATGGCGCATCCTTGGCACGAACCCTGCGTCACTCCATTCCGCTCAGTGATGACTATACGCGCCAGTTTGTCGACAAGTTCGCCGCCGTTGTCCGCGCCACGGTTCGCGGCAATGTGATCATTGCGATCATTCAGGGCGTGATCGGCGGCTTGACCTTCTGGGCCCTCGGCATTGAGGCCGCACTGCTCTGGGGCGTTGTCATGACCTTCCTGTCTATGCTGCCAGCGATCGGCGCCGCGATCGTCTGGGTGCCTGCTGCCATCTGGCTCTTCCTCATCGGCTCGTGGATCAAGGGCATCGTGATGGTGGTGATCGGCGCCTTCGTCATAGGGTTGATCGACAACCTCCTACGTCCCCCTCTGGTGGGTCAGGCGACCAGACTGCCGGATTATGTCGTCCTAATCTCCACCGTCGGCGGAATATCCCTCTTCGGCCTGAGCGGTTTTGTCATCGGGCCCCTGATTGCAGCCCTTTTCATTTCCGCATGGTCCCTCTTCACGCTTCAACAACACGAACCGCCATCGGCATCGGTCGGCCCGAGCGTCGAGCAGAGAGCCAGTTGA
- a CDS encoding response regulator transcription factor, which produces MLNQKVKILIVEDDPDMAELICDLVEAEGWIPVTAPSAEAAQERMQHETVQLVLVDHNLPGLSGRAFAQRLRAQTDVGIVMVTAAGSATDRVLGLETAADDYVVKPFEPNELTARIKAVLRRTHPQLRHDRESEREQAPTALRLGEWAVDLGQRRAVCLADPTKTLTAAEFALLEILAETPNTPVSRAQILDRMGADSDRFVDRNVDVLVLRLRRKIERNPDLPRHIQTRRGRGYVLHTDDAGLVP; this is translated from the coding sequence GTGTTGAACCAGAAGGTGAAAATTCTGATCGTCGAGGACGATCCGGATATGGCGGAGCTCATCTGCGATCTGGTGGAGGCAGAAGGCTGGATACCAGTGACCGCCCCATCTGCCGAAGCTGCACAGGAACGGATGCAGCATGAGACCGTGCAACTGGTTCTGGTCGACCACAATCTGCCGGGCCTTTCGGGCCGAGCCTTCGCGCAGCGTCTGAGGGCGCAGACCGATGTCGGCATCGTCATGGTGACGGCAGCAGGAAGTGCGACGGATCGGGTGCTGGGGCTCGAAACTGCGGCGGATGACTACGTGGTCAAACCCTTCGAACCGAACGAACTCACAGCACGGATCAAGGCCGTGCTCCGTCGGACCCATCCGCAACTTCGCCACGACAGGGAGAGTGAACGCGAGCAGGCGCCAACGGCGCTCAGGCTTGGCGAATGGGCCGTCGATCTCGGTCAACGCCGTGCCGTTTGCCTCGCCGATCCAACAAAGACGCTGACGGCAGCCGAGTTTGCCCTGCTAGAAATCCTCGCCGAAACGCCGAACACGCCTGTGAGCCGCGCCCAGATTCTCGACCGAATGGGCGCCGACTCTGATCGTTTCGTTGATCGCAACGTCGATGTCCTGGTGCTGCGTCTCAGGCGTAAGATCGAGCGGAACCCGGACCTCCCACGCCATATCCAGACCCGGCGCGGCAGGGGCTATGTCTTGCATACAGACGACGCTGGATTGGTGCCTTGA
- a CDS encoding ABC transporter substrate-binding protein gives MKLLTAFGAGVLVTLAAAPGSRAADTLNILCGVDEVWCAVMEKTYEAKTGLAINMPRMSTGEILDYVRAEKDAPTVDVWWGGTGVTHLQAAYEGLLEPHRPQQEADLLPWARNFLSLSGGTAVGLYAGALGFAYNADLLSSAGLPAPNCWRDLAKPVYRGHILSGNPHSSGTAFTTLVTLVQLLGEDEAFGYMRELGRNITEYTKAGAEPVKAAGRGEITIGISFMHDAVTQKEAGAPLVIVAPCEGTGYEIGAVSIVKGSRNLEEARRFVDFALSPEGQATGAASGQNQVPSNARAVLPPAAPDISMIKMVDYDFATFGSPEQRSRLLSRFDSEINPTN, from the coding sequence GTGAAGTTATTGACCGCCTTCGGCGCCGGGGTACTTGTGACCCTCGCCGCGGCTCCGGGTTCCCGGGCAGCCGACACTCTGAACATTCTGTGCGGTGTTGACGAGGTCTGGTGCGCCGTCATGGAGAAGACCTACGAGGCTAAGACCGGCCTGGCGATTAACATGCCGCGGATGAGCACCGGGGAGATACTCGACTACGTTCGGGCTGAGAAGGATGCGCCGACGGTCGATGTGTGGTGGGGCGGAACTGGGGTAACGCACCTTCAGGCCGCCTATGAAGGGCTCCTTGAGCCCCATCGGCCCCAACAGGAAGCAGACCTTCTGCCCTGGGCGCGAAACTTTCTCTCTTTGTCTGGCGGCACGGCCGTTGGCCTCTATGCCGGTGCGCTCGGCTTTGCCTACAACGCAGATCTTCTCTCTTCGGCAGGGTTGCCGGCACCCAACTGCTGGAGGGATCTCGCCAAGCCCGTCTATCGCGGCCATATCCTGTCAGGAAACCCGCATTCGTCAGGCACCGCTTTCACAACGCTTGTGACGCTTGTTCAGTTACTCGGCGAAGACGAGGCGTTTGGCTATATGCGCGAACTCGGTCGCAACATTACCGAATATACCAAGGCCGGTGCCGAGCCGGTCAAGGCGGCGGGCAGGGGAGAGATCACCATCGGCATCTCCTTCATGCATGATGCTGTCACGCAAAAGGAGGCGGGCGCTCCGCTCGTGATCGTCGCGCCCTGCGAGGGCACCGGCTACGAAATCGGTGCGGTCAGCATCGTCAAGGGCAGCCGCAATCTGGAAGAAGCACGCCGCTTCGTCGACTTTGCGCTCAGCCCCGAAGGTCAGGCAACCGGCGCCGCTTCGGGCCAGAACCAGGTGCCATCCAATGCCCGGGCCGTGCTGCCGCCCGCCGCCCCCGATATCTCGATGATCAAGATGGTGGATTATGACTTTGCCACCTTCGGCTCGCCCGAACAGCGAAGTCGGCTCTTGAGCCGCTTCGATAGCGAGATCAACCCGACGAACTGA
- a CDS encoding ABC transporter substrate-binding protein, with translation MRLTVLSTLFLATTSLSAGAALAAGDLNLICAADVVICEQMQGDFQKAHDIKVNMVRMSSGEAYAKIRAEARNPKTDLWWAGTGDPHLQAASEGLTEEYKSPMLDQLQDWAKSQAESSGFKTVGVYAGALGWGYNTEIFKQKGYKEPVCWADLLAPELKGEIQIANPNSSGTAYTALASLVQIMGEDKAFEYLKSLNANISQYTKSGSAPVKAAARGEIGLGIVFMHDAVAQTAEGFPVKSIAPCEGTGYEIGSMSIVKGARNMENAKTWYDWSLKPEVQSRMKDAKSFQLPSNKTAEIPKEAPRFEDIKLIDYDFKTYGDPDKRKALLERWDREIGAVAN, from the coding sequence ATGCGACTGACAGTGCTTTCCACCCTTTTTCTCGCCACGACCAGCCTAAGTGCGGGCGCAGCGCTCGCCGCTGGCGACCTTAACCTCATCTGCGCCGCCGACGTCGTCATCTGCGAACAGATGCAAGGCGATTTCCAGAAGGCCCATGACATCAAGGTCAACATGGTGCGCATGTCCTCTGGCGAGGCCTATGCCAAGATCCGGGCCGAGGCGCGCAACCCGAAGACTGATCTCTGGTGGGCCGGCACCGGTGACCCCCATCTGCAGGCGGCGTCCGAAGGACTGACCGAAGAATACAAGTCGCCGATGCTCGACCAATTGCAGGATTGGGCAAAGAGCCAGGCCGAGAGCTCTGGCTTCAAGACCGTCGGCGTCTATGCCGGTGCGCTCGGTTGGGGTTACAACACCGAGATCTTCAAGCAGAAGGGCTATAAGGAACCGGTCTGCTGGGCCGACCTCCTGGCGCCGGAACTGAAAGGTGAGATCCAGATCGCCAACCCCAATTCTTCGGGTACCGCCTACACCGCACTCGCATCGCTCGTACAGATCATGGGCGAAGACAAGGCCTTCGAATATCTGAAGTCCCTCAACGCCAATATCTCGCAATACACCAAGTCCGGCTCTGCGCCGGTCAAGGCTGCTGCCCGTGGCGAAATCGGCCTCGGTATTGTCTTCATGCATGACGCGGTCGCCCAGACTGCTGAGGGCTTCCCGGTCAAGTCGATCGCACCTTGCGAAGGCACCGGCTACGAGATCGGCTCGATGTCGATCGTCAAGGGCGCCCGCAACATGGAGAATGCCAAGACCTGGTATGACTGGTCGTTGAAGCCGGAGGTCCAATCCCGCATGAAGGATGCCAAGTCCTTCCAGCTTCCGTCGAACAAGACAGCCGAAATTCCGAAGGAAGCGCCGCGCTTCGAGGACATCAAGCTGATCGACTACGATTTCAAGACCTATGGCGATCCGGACAAGCGCAAGGCACTGCTCGAGCGCTGGGATCGTGAGATCGGTGCCGTCGCCAACTGA